One window from the genome of Natrinema caseinilyticum encodes:
- a CDS encoding SDR family oxidoreductase, which translates to MTATDLDERTAVVTGAGRGIGRSVALGLAKEGMNVVLAARSENEIGRVAETIRDRGSEAVAAPTDVTSTDDVTALFDRTREEFEQVDLLVNNAGTTADGNLWELTDDEWETVLDVNLNGVFRCCREALTGGMLEREAGTIVNMSSLTGKVGFAGTSAYGASKRGIQGLTNTLAKELKDTPVRVSAVCPGQVATEMTDDIAAVDRLEPEDVTDIVVFLATRPPNVYVPEVVAVPPGSIPVVSH; encoded by the coding sequence ATGACAGCGACGGATCTGGACGAACGGACGGCGGTCGTCACGGGTGCCGGTCGCGGCATCGGACGAAGTGTCGCTCTCGGACTGGCCAAAGAAGGTATGAACGTCGTTCTCGCAGCCCGCAGCGAGAACGAAATCGGTCGGGTGGCTGAAACCATCCGTGACCGAGGGAGCGAGGCCGTTGCGGCTCCCACGGACGTGACCTCGACGGACGACGTGACGGCGCTATTCGATCGAACCCGCGAAGAATTCGAGCAGGTGGACCTCCTCGTGAATAACGCGGGGACCACCGCCGACGGTAACCTCTGGGAACTCACTGACGACGAGTGGGAGACGGTGCTCGACGTGAACCTCAACGGCGTGTTCCGGTGTTGCCGGGAGGCGCTCACAGGTGGAATGCTAGAGCGCGAAGCGGGAACCATCGTCAATATGAGTTCGCTCACGGGAAAAGTCGGCTTCGCCGGAACGAGCGCGTACGGCGCGTCGAAACGCGGGATCCAGGGGCTGACGAACACGCTAGCGAAGGAGCTGAAAGACACCCCCGTTCGGGTGAGCGCCGTCTGCCCTGGGCAGGTGGCAACCGAAATGACAGACGACATTGCAGCGGTCGACCGACTCGAACCGGAGGACGTCACCGATATCGTCGTATTCCTCGCCACCCGTCCCCCGAACGTATACGTGCCGGAAGTCGTCGCAGTGCCACCCGGTTCCATCCCCGTCGTCTCTCACTGA
- a CDS encoding phenylacetate--CoA ligase family protein — protein sequence MTRATLDETDEVVARLRESAERLYEHDVYRKAFEEAGLEPSDIDSIDRFRELPMMDASDQAEDITENPPFGSLVDPLDVVRCNFTPSPYVDNRLPVPATRDDVRRDQERLAEAYRSVGVTEDDVILNTAGMMPYPFGWAIAGAAETIGATHIPMGPGDAEEQVQIIRDYDVTVVSGFPSFALELANTAEETLNGVEIVIGGGEPFTAIEGYREEVREAYGGDVTVVDNYGLSEVGFVGFESREEAGMHVFTDRLFPEVVDPETGELVERGEKGELVLTTLSPDSTPVLRFRTGDLTILDKRDSEYGEYILPQGVFGRVDSMKKVKGVKVYPDELTMYVAGVDGLDHENLEVRLTRPEGTTDHVALTVAGDPETVDREEFAGEVRSVLNISVDELAIEPGFEATSEGVVVDDR from the coding sequence ATGACACGTGCGACGCTCGACGAGACTGACGAGGTAGTTGCAAGGCTCCGTGAGTCGGCCGAGCGGCTCTACGAACACGACGTCTATCGGAAGGCGTTCGAGGAGGCTGGTCTCGAACCAAGTGATATCGACTCGATCGATCGATTCCGCGAATTACCGATGATGGACGCCAGCGATCAGGCCGAAGACATCACGGAGAACCCACCGTTTGGGAGCCTCGTCGACCCCCTGGACGTGGTCCGGTGCAACTTCACGCCGAGCCCGTACGTGGACAATCGGCTGCCGGTCCCTGCGACTCGAGATGACGTTCGACGAGATCAGGAGCGTCTCGCCGAAGCGTACCGATCGGTCGGTGTCACCGAAGACGACGTGATACTGAACACCGCCGGAATGATGCCGTACCCGTTCGGATGGGCGATCGCCGGGGCTGCCGAAACGATCGGCGCGACCCACATCCCGATGGGGCCGGGCGACGCGGAGGAGCAAGTCCAGATCATCCGCGACTACGATGTCACGGTCGTCAGCGGATTTCCGAGCTTCGCGCTCGAGCTCGCCAACACCGCGGAGGAAACCCTCAACGGCGTCGAGATCGTTATCGGCGGCGGCGAGCCGTTTACCGCCATTGAGGGCTACCGCGAAGAGGTCCGCGAGGCCTACGGTGGCGACGTGACCGTCGTCGATAACTACGGCCTGAGCGAAGTCGGGTTCGTCGGGTTCGAGTCGCGCGAGGAGGCAGGCATGCACGTGTTCACCGATCGGTTGTTTCCCGAAGTCGTCGATCCGGAGACCGGGGAACTCGTCGAGCGCGGCGAGAAGGGAGAACTGGTTCTCACGACGCTCTCGCCGGATTCCACTCCTGTCCTCAGGTTCCGTACCGGCGACCTCACCATCCTCGATAAGCGCGATTCGGAGTACGGCGAGTATATCCTTCCGCAGGGCGTGTTCGGTCGGGTCGATAGCATGAAGAAGGTCAAGGGGGTGAAGGTGTATCCCGACGAACTGACGATGTACGTCGCGGGTGTCGACGGCCTCGATCACGAGAACCTCGAGGTACGATTGACCCGTCCCGAAGGGACGACCGACCACGTCGCGCTGACGGTTGCGGGCGATCCCGAAACGGTCGATCGAGAGGAGTTCGCCGGCGAGGTTCGTTCGGTCCTGAACATTTCGGTGGACGAACTCGCTATCGAGCCCGGCTTCGAGGCGACGTCCGAGGGGGTCGTCGTCGACGACCGATGA
- a CDS encoding TCP-1/cpn60 chaperonin family protein, translating into MAVERSPVTGSLLSSEAVRDNFRTAAGSFVDLTETMLGPRGMHKIVVPEEGERVVTRDCFRVLRTVEIDHPVGRLLYGVAKNQSSQYDDGVVTGVLLTARLLADCLGTTAETGIHPRTVRGGLERAQEIAERTLDDAAVPIEPDPTADPIRAVARSQARTKLIDGSEFAPLITETLTALARDARSSEAGGLLLDTDRVHVIARTGPSRRRTRRFDGVLVQKGLLNRDQTSIRDARVATVDQKLYLETANGEEETQRRLNPSSPGELDAFHRAEERIHDRFVRPMCEAGVDVLVSRKGIDEHVSQALLREGILVIRRAKPEEILESVAAATGATVVGDVQDISAADLGHAGRVEELMFGPLSYTLLGECETAAATSVLTRGGTWTSAEEVERGLEAAIRASTAAVREPAVVPGGGCSEIRIAYALHRAAAETSTHEAIVLEAIAETFETMVRTLATNVGLDDHDAVTTLRARVPGETAGVVDPSDGPARVDDVVNASVIDPLETKRAAVTAAFEAAVHTVAIDEVIAVE; encoded by the coding sequence ATGGCTGTAGAGCGGTCACCGGTAACGGGAAGTCTCCTCTCAAGCGAGGCGGTGCGCGATAACTTCCGAACGGCAGCCGGGTCGTTCGTCGACCTGACCGAGACCATGCTCGGTCCCCGCGGAATGCACAAGATCGTCGTTCCGGAGGAGGGCGAGCGGGTCGTGACTCGAGATTGCTTCCGGGTGCTACGGACCGTCGAGATCGACCACCCCGTCGGTCGACTGCTCTACGGCGTCGCCAAGAACCAGTCGTCGCAGTACGACGATGGGGTCGTGACTGGCGTCCTCCTCACCGCCCGACTGCTGGCCGACTGTCTGGGAACGACGGCCGAGACGGGGATTCATCCGCGGACCGTTCGAGGAGGACTCGAGCGCGCGCAGGAGATCGCCGAACGTACGCTCGATGACGCCGCGGTCCCAATCGAGCCCGATCCGACCGCTGACCCCATCCGTGCGGTCGCCCGGTCACAGGCGCGGACGAAACTCATCGATGGCTCCGAGTTCGCCCCGCTGATCACCGAGACGTTGACGGCGCTCGCCCGAGACGCGCGGTCTTCCGAAGCGGGGGGACTACTGCTCGATACCGATCGTGTTCACGTGATCGCTCGGACCGGTCCGTCGCGGAGACGGACCCGACGGTTCGACGGTGTTCTCGTCCAGAAAGGGCTGCTCAACCGGGATCAGACGTCGATCCGCGACGCTCGCGTGGCGACCGTTGACCAGAAGCTCTATCTCGAAACGGCCAACGGCGAGGAGGAAACACAACGGCGGTTGAATCCCTCTTCGCCCGGGGAGTTAGACGCGTTCCACCGGGCGGAAGAGCGGATCCACGATCGGTTCGTCCGGCCGATGTGCGAGGCCGGCGTTGACGTACTCGTTTCTCGAAAGGGGATCGACGAGCACGTCTCTCAGGCACTCCTCCGCGAGGGGATCCTCGTCATCCGGCGGGCCAAACCCGAGGAGATCTTGGAGAGCGTGGCCGCGGCGACGGGTGCGACCGTCGTCGGCGATGTGCAAGATATCAGCGCGGCCGACCTTGGACATGCGGGTCGAGTCGAGGAGCTGATGTTTGGACCGCTATCGTATACACTCCTTGGCGAGTGCGAGACCGCGGCGGCCACCTCCGTTCTCACTCGCGGAGGGACGTGGACGAGCGCCGAGGAGGTCGAGCGGGGGCTCGAGGCTGCGATCCGAGCGAGCACCGCCGCCGTCCGCGAACCCGCTGTTGTCCCCGGTGGCGGGTGTAGCGAGATCCGAATCGCATACGCGCTGCACAGGGCTGCCGCGGAGACTTCGACGCATGAGGCGATCGTTCTGGAAGCCATCGCCGAGACATTCGAGACGATGGTCCGAACGCTCGCGACGAACGTGGGTCTGGACGACCACGACGCAGTGACGACGCTTCGGGCTCGCGTTCCCGGAGAGACGGCCGGAGTGGTCGACCCGTCAGATGGCCCTGCTCGCGTTGACGACGTCGTCAATGCCAGCGTGATCGATCCGCTGGAAACGAAACGGGCTGCCGTCACAGCGGCCTTCGAGGCGGCAGTCCACACTGTCGCCATCGACGAAGTCATCGCCGTCGAGTAA
- a CDS encoding acyl-CoA dehydrogenase family protein, with amino-acid sequence MFERSGEQQMLVSNVRDAVERDVEPILQNYGKEEPLSKADVLDVLSVFSEVGLLGRDIPEEVGGAALDHTTWARMFEQLPMQTDLVTMISSETARMIHTAGTDRVREEYLGPLLRGEIVGCAGISEPGVGSNPREIETIAEKDGDEWVINGTKTWISNGQIADVAVIVADTPKGKTHFLVDADTEGFDRQRLEMLGRRYDHMGQLYFDEVRVPEAHVVGSLGDALDRTYQSFELGRANVALLGVKTAQNALDAAIEYANDREQFGKPIGEHQLVQRLIAEGATYVDAARLLAYRALDHFDNGHRAATEGAMAKWFATESAVEVTSNAIQIHGAMGLSRELDVERYFRDAKMLTIPEGTTQINKLIIARDLLELSAFR; translated from the coding sequence ATGTTTGAGCGATCCGGAGAGCAACAGATGCTGGTGAGTAATGTCCGCGACGCAGTCGAGCGCGACGTAGAGCCGATACTGCAGAATTACGGTAAAGAAGAACCGCTGTCGAAGGCGGACGTGCTAGATGTGCTGTCAGTGTTCTCCGAGGTGGGACTACTTGGCCGGGACATTCCCGAAGAGGTCGGCGGGGCGGCTCTCGATCACACCACGTGGGCGCGCATGTTCGAGCAACTCCCGATGCAAACCGATCTCGTGACGATGATCTCGAGCGAAACCGCGCGGATGATTCATACTGCCGGCACCGATCGGGTTCGCGAGGAGTACCTCGGTCCGTTGCTTCGAGGCGAGATCGTCGGCTGTGCGGGCATCTCTGAACCCGGCGTCGGATCGAATCCGCGGGAAATCGAGACGATCGCTGAGAAGGATGGCGACGAGTGGGTCATTAACGGAACGAAGACGTGGATTTCGAACGGACAGATAGCCGACGTCGCCGTTATCGTTGCGGACACGCCGAAAGGGAAGACGCACTTCCTCGTCGACGCTGATACCGAGGGCTTCGATCGCCAGCGCCTCGAGATGCTCGGTCGCCGCTACGACCATATGGGCCAGTTGTACTTTGACGAGGTTCGCGTCCCAGAGGCGCACGTCGTCGGATCACTCGGGGACGCGCTCGACCGGACCTACCAGTCGTTCGAACTGGGACGAGCAAACGTGGCGCTGTTGGGCGTCAAGACCGCACAGAACGCCCTCGACGCGGCGATCGAGTACGCAAATGACCGCGAGCAGTTCGGCAAGCCTATCGGCGAACACCAGTTGGTCCAGCGGCTCATCGCCGAAGGGGCGACGTACGTCGACGCCGCTCGGCTGCTCGCCTACCGGGCGCTGGACCACTTCGACAACGGCCACCGGGCGGCCACCGAGGGTGCCATGGCCAAGTGGTTCGCCACCGAGAGCGCCGTCGAGGTCACCTCGAACGCCATTCAGATCCACGGCGCGATGGGACTATCACGGGAACTAGACGTCGAGCGGTACTTCCGCGACGCGAAAATGCTGACCATTCCAGAGGGGACGACGCAGATCAACAAGCTCATCATCGCCCGCGATCTCCTCGAGCTCTCGGCGTTTCGATAG